The following proteins are encoded in a genomic region of Sparus aurata chromosome 11, fSpaAur1.1, whole genome shotgun sequence:
- the LOC115591624 gene encoding methyltransferase-like protein 27 isoform X1: MSVSHRTEDDAKAAFQSCKSPDPKDRMDFYDSWAEDYEEDHRLMSFKGPDLAVNFLSENFSGSPEGALVLDVACGSGWVAKLMFELGFRHFVGVDGSKGMLQQAAETGLYQDLRPALLGTERLPTQTGMFDVVIIVGALDAGFVPVSVVRELCHAAKPGGLICMARGDHTQTPSERYKRDLEKELQLMEEGGLWSLVGIKRTERYMENPHLNNEKGGKGEQEKQYISGTVYLYKKSINPLN, encoded by the exons ATGTCAGTCTCCCACAGAACTGAGGACGATGCAAAGGCGGCATTTCAGTCCTGTAAAAGTCCTGATCCAAAAGATCGCATGGACTTCTACGACAGCTGGGCAGAAGACTATGAAGAG gaTCACCGCCTGATGAGCTTTAAAGGACCTGACCTGGCAGTAAACTTCCTGTCTGAGAACTTCTCTGGGAGTCCTGAGGGTGCTCTGGTTCTGGACGTGGCCTGTGGGTCAGGATGGGTCGCTAAACTG ATGTTTGAACTGGGCTTCAGGCACTTTGTTGGAGTGGATGGCAGTAAAGGAATGCTACAGCAAGCTGCTGAGACCGGCCTCTATCAGGACCTCAGACCTGCCTTACTGGGAACAGAACGACTGCCCACACAGACTG GTATGTTCGATGTGGTGATCATTGTCGGCGCTCTGGATGCTGGTTTTGTACCGGTTAGCGTTGTCAGGGAGCTCTGCCACGCCGCCAAACCAG GAGGTCTCATCTGTATGGCGAGAGGCGACCATACTCAAACACCATCAGAGAGATACAAGAGGGATCTGgagaaagagctgcagctgatggaggaggggggACTGTGGAGCCTGGTGGGAATCAAACGGACGGAGAGATACATGGAAAACCCACATCTGAATAATGAGAAAGGAGGGAAGGGCGAGCAGGAGAAGCAATACATCAGCGGGACCGTTTACCTGTA
- the LOC115591623 gene encoding low-density lipoprotein receptor-like — protein MGDLGGLFLLILPLTCCHVWGAAGHSLPPCHEQLEFKCNDGSCVKKLSVCDGHRDCEDGSDEHRCGHLWCKKDEFACSNGGCMSLHLLCDGVDNCGDGSDEATCHNCTTAGFFSCGPSDTCLPGNKLCDGRSDCRNGRDESKELCGLSRPRPQTSPACTTSEFQCGDGRCIRQSWRCDHSADCSDGSDEADCDQDECKVNNGGCSHSCVDQPMGFFCDCPDNMRLVGDSQCEEVDTCLQNDVCDQLCVNGSLACDCHEDYLMNPATRECKAKGEAAQLIFASSKGMRRLTVTGAEYRELAPHLPGVGPVAALVSNRTLYWARPGRGSIYRVSMDGKPQDSVLLLKVQGSVSGLAVDWIHQLLYWTNLESGSVSVGVLDGSTQRPLITGLYKPSAVAVDPLQRLLFWAQSGSSPKIERSRLDGRDRMTLVTYSIRHPVALSLDMPRQLLYWVDQGTKSISRVNIDGRHRKTVVESNGYLDRPFGLAVFEGFVYWSDDITSSICRADKHDGRNLQILLPNATSPGGVVIIQPVLQPNGPSVCGHTQVLCQHECVIDLMSESLELSCTPPEPGQNKSQEIPAISRTVPAPTLSEPTFAGILSLIMFLSVLLVGMALWWWREEFRPSTSLTEQSFSLKESQDPLIIPAPNTCRVKETLLKLDLDGESRKCDTDCQ, from the exons ATGGGAGACCTTGGAGGTTTATTTCTTCTTATCTTGCCTCTAACCTGCTGTCACGTCTGGG gagctgcaggtcacTCTCTACCTCCCTGCCACGAGCAGCTGGAGTTCAAGTGTAACGATGGCTCGTGCGTCAAGAAACTGAGTGTGTGCGATGGACACAGAGACTGTGAGGACGGATCAGATGAACACCGCTGTG GTCACCTGTGGTGTAAGAAAGATGAGTTTGCCTGCAGCAACGGAGGCTGCATGTCTCTACATCTCCTCTGCGATGGCGTGGACAACTGTGGTGACGGGAGCGACGAGGCTACCTGCCACAACTGTACCACCGCTGGCTTCTTCTCCTGCGGGCCGTCTGACACCTGCCTGCCTGGAAACAAGCTGTGTGACGGCCGGTCTGACTGCAGAAATGGGCGGGACGAGTCTAAGGAGTTGTGTGGTTTGTCTCGACCACGTCCCCAGACTTCCCCCGCATGTACGACGTCTGAGTTTCAGTGTGGAGATGGGCGGTGCATCCGCCAGAGCTGGAGGTGTGACCACTCAGCAGACTGCTCTGATGGCAGCGACGAGGCCGACTGTG ATCAGGACGAGTGTAAGGTCAATAATGGAGGCTGCTCCCATAGCTGTGTGGACCAGCCGATGGGTTTCTTCTGCGACTGCCCCGACAACATGAGGCTGGTTGGGGACAGCCAGTGTGAAG AGGTCGACACGTGCCTGCAGAACGACGTGTGTGATCAGCTGTGTGTGAACGGCAGCCTCGCCTGTGACTGTCACGAGGACTACCTGATGAATCCAGCAACCAGAGAGTGTAAGGCCAAAG GAGAAGCGGCTCAGCTGATCTTCGCCTCCTCCAAAGGAATGAGGCGGTTAACCGTCACTGGCGCTGAGTACAGGGAATTGGCTCCACATTTACCAGGAGTGGGGCCAGTGGCGGCCTTGGTCTCTAACCGAACACTGTACTGGGCACGGCCAGGACGAGGCTCCATATACAG GGTCTCCATGGATGGAAAGCCGCAGGATTCAGTGTTGCTGCTGAAGGTTCAAGGTTCAGTCTCAGGCCTGGCTGTGGACTGGATCCACCAGCTCCTTTACTGGACCAATCTGGAGAGCGGTTCTGTCAGTGTCGGTGTGCTGGATGGTTCGACTCAGCGTCCACTTATAACAGGACTGTACAAACCCTCTGCAGTGGCTGTGGATCCTCTCCAACG GCTGCTCTTCTGGGCTCAGAGTGGCAGCTCACCAAAGATTGAGAGATCTCGTTTGGACGGTCGGGACAGGATGACTCTGGTCACCTACTCAATACGCCACCCAGTCGCTCTTTCTCTGG ATATGCCTCGCCAGCTGCTGTACTGGGTCGACCAGGGAACAAAAAGCATCTCCAGAGTGAATATAGACGGCCGTCACCGTAAAACTGTGGTGGAGTCTAACGGTTATCTGGACCGCCCCTTCGGACTGGCTGTGTTTGAG GGTTTTGTGTATTGGAGTGATGACATTACGAGCTCCATCTGCCGAGCTGACAAACACGACGGCAGAAACCTTCAAATACTGCTGCCAAACGCCACCTCACCAGGCGGTGTGGTCATCATTCAGCCTGTTCTTCAACCAAACG GGCCATCTGTATGCGGACATACCCAGGTGCTGTGCCAGCACGAGTGTGTTATCGACCTGATGTCTGAGAGTCTGGAGCTGAGCTGCACTCCTCCAGAACCAGGACAAAATAAATCCCAAGAAATTCCTGCCATTTCTCGCACAGTTCCTGCGCCGACTTTATCTGAGCCTACGTTTGCTGGAATCCTCTCTCTTATCA tGTTTCTCAGTGTGCTCCTGGTGGGAATGGCTCTGTGGTGGTGGAGAGAGGAGTTCAGGCCGTCCACGTCTCTCACCGAGCAGAGTTTCTCCCTCAAAGAGTCCCAGGACCCGCTCATCATCCCAGCTCCGAACACATGTCGGGTCAAG GAAACTCTTCTTAAGCTGGACTTGGACGGTGAATCAAGAAAGTGCGACACAGATTGCCAGTAG
- the LOC115591624 gene encoding methyltransferase-like protein 27 isoform X2: protein MSVSHRTEDDAKAAFQSCKSPDPKDRMDFYDSWAEDYEEDHRLMSFKGPDLAVNFLSENFSGSPEGALVLDVACGSGWVAKLMFELGFRHFVGVDGSKGMLQQAAETGLYQDLRPALLGTERLPTQTGGLICMARGDHTQTPSERYKRDLEKELQLMEEGGLWSLVGIKRTERYMENPHLNNEKGGKGEQEKQYISGTVYLYKKSINPLN, encoded by the exons ATGTCAGTCTCCCACAGAACTGAGGACGATGCAAAGGCGGCATTTCAGTCCTGTAAAAGTCCTGATCCAAAAGATCGCATGGACTTCTACGACAGCTGGGCAGAAGACTATGAAGAG gaTCACCGCCTGATGAGCTTTAAAGGACCTGACCTGGCAGTAAACTTCCTGTCTGAGAACTTCTCTGGGAGTCCTGAGGGTGCTCTGGTTCTGGACGTGGCCTGTGGGTCAGGATGGGTCGCTAAACTG ATGTTTGAACTGGGCTTCAGGCACTTTGTTGGAGTGGATGGCAGTAAAGGAATGCTACAGCAAGCTGCTGAGACCGGCCTCTATCAGGACCTCAGACCTGCCTTACTGGGAACAGAACGACTGCCCACACAGACTG GAGGTCTCATCTGTATGGCGAGAGGCGACCATACTCAAACACCATCAGAGAGATACAAGAGGGATCTGgagaaagagctgcagctgatggaggaggggggACTGTGGAGCCTGGTGGGAATCAAACGGACGGAGAGATACATGGAAAACCCACATCTGAATAATGAGAAAGGAGGGAAGGGCGAGCAGGAGAAGCAATACATCAGCGGGACCGTTTACCTGTA